Proteins encoded within one genomic window of Bacillus thuringiensis:
- a CDS encoding YitT family protein, which translates to MVNQRIKEITLITIGSLLFAIGINYFAIPNRLSEGGIIGLTVVTYYLFDWSPGIVNFAINAVLLAIGYKFFDKKTMVYTILGIVETSLFLYVTEHIEYHVNSDTLLAALFAGLFVGIGLGCMFKAGGTSGGSAILARLANQYLGWSVGKGVLIIDIVVIAGSVFIIGQEKAMYTLVAVFIGAKVIDFIVEGMDTKTAVTIISNQPDLIREAITKNMTRGVTVLEGRGGYTGKNKEVLYVVINKQELVKLKQVISRVDEDAFVVIHDVRDVLGGGFKAS; encoded by the coding sequence ATGGTTAATCAACGTATAAAGGAAATAACACTAATTACAATTGGTTCATTATTATTCGCAATTGGTATTAATTACTTTGCAATTCCAAACCGTTTATCGGAAGGTGGAATTATTGGTTTAACGGTTGTTACGTACTACTTATTTGATTGGTCACCAGGGATTGTGAACTTTGCTATAAATGCAGTTTTACTAGCTATTGGTTATAAGTTTTTTGATAAAAAAACGATGGTTTATACAATTTTAGGGATTGTAGAAACATCCTTGTTTTTATATGTTACAGAACATATTGAGTATCATGTAAATAGTGATACGCTATTAGCAGCTTTATTTGCTGGTTTGTTTGTAGGTATCGGATTAGGCTGTATGTTCAAAGCTGGAGGTACATCAGGAGGATCGGCAATTTTAGCACGGTTAGCAAATCAATATTTAGGGTGGAGCGTTGGTAAAGGCGTACTTATTATTGATATCGTTGTAATTGCTGGTTCTGTATTTATAATAGGGCAAGAAAAAGCGATGTACACACTTGTTGCAGTATTCATCGGAGCAAAAGTAATTGATTTTATTGTAGAAGGAATGGATACAAAAACAGCTGTTACAATTATTTCGAATCAACCAGACTTAATACGTGAGGCTATTACGAAAAACATGACACGCGGTGTCACTGTATTAGAAGGACGCGGCGGATATACTGGTAAAAATAAAGAAGTTTTATATGTTGTTATTAATAAACAAGAGCTTGTTAAGTTAAAGCAAGTTATTAGTCGAGTAGATGAAGATGCTTTCGTTGTTATTCATGATGTGCGTGATGTACTTGGTGGTGGCTTTAAAGCGAGCTAA
- the abc-f gene encoding ribosomal protection-like ABC-F family protein codes for MTICSVNNVTKSFGGNIIFENISLEIKNGERVGLVGRNGSGKTTIFQLLTGMESLDAGAIHMKKGTRIGHVAQIPKFDEGMTVYDVLSSAFKAEKELEREMRTVEKNMAEEREPSALQKLMERYGVIQEKFAFLGGYEIEANLMKVANGLQVTELFSQSFLDLSGGEQTKVSLAYMLLQKPDLLLLDEPTNHLDLFAVEWLEQFLKEYNGTVMVISHDRYFLDEVVTKIFDLEDGEIHVYHTNYSQFVEEKEERLLQEFQAYQEQQKKIKKMKEAIKRLREWANQANPPNEGLHKRARSMERALERMEKLKKPILERKQMGLQFEGQERSGKDVVVMKEVSKGFADHPLFNEANLHVRFQERAAIVGRNGTGKTTLLKLLLGEIEPDAGEIRIGSSVKIGYLSQHAYGNVKSNVLEAFREYVAVTEGEARHILAKFLFYGPAVFKKVTQLSGGEKMRLRLAQLMYQDINFLILDEPTNHLDIESREVLEEALEQYNGTILAVSHDRYFLNKLFEKTYWIDERKLFEFAGNYAWARQKWEEKLETQVIKQQRQGRKRIETAPAKKKEARNVEEIETELMRVEEDIYTLECKMEHVVDVEMLEQLYEEKTKKELLQAELYNELENIVE; via the coding sequence ATGACAATTTGTAGTGTAAATAATGTAACGAAATCTTTTGGTGGAAACATCATATTTGAAAATATATCGCTTGAAATAAAGAATGGTGAACGTGTTGGATTAGTTGGTCGTAACGGTAGTGGGAAAACAACAATTTTTCAGCTTCTAACTGGAATGGAAAGTTTAGATGCAGGAGCCATTCATATGAAGAAAGGTACACGTATTGGTCATGTGGCACAAATTCCGAAATTTGATGAGGGTATGACTGTATATGATGTACTGAGTTCGGCTTTTAAAGCAGAAAAGGAATTAGAAAGAGAAATGCGTACTGTAGAAAAAAATATGGCGGAAGAACGAGAACCGTCTGCTTTACAAAAATTAATGGAGAGATACGGAGTAATTCAAGAAAAGTTTGCGTTCCTTGGTGGTTATGAAATAGAAGCGAATTTGATGAAGGTAGCAAATGGTCTACAGGTGACAGAGCTATTTTCTCAATCATTTCTGGATTTAAGTGGTGGGGAACAAACAAAGGTAAGTCTTGCGTATATGCTATTGCAGAAACCGGATCTACTTCTATTAGATGAACCAACTAATCATTTAGATTTATTCGCCGTAGAATGGCTAGAGCAATTTTTAAAAGAATACAATGGAACGGTTATGGTTATTTCACATGATCGCTATTTCCTTGATGAAGTTGTAACGAAGATTTTTGATTTAGAAGATGGAGAGATTCACGTGTATCATACAAACTATTCTCAGTTTGTTGAGGAAAAGGAAGAACGTTTGCTTCAGGAGTTTCAGGCTTATCAAGAACAGCAAAAGAAAATAAAGAAAATGAAAGAAGCAATTAAGCGACTACGTGAATGGGCAAATCAGGCGAATCCTCCGAATGAAGGGTTGCATAAGAGAGCGAGAAGTATGGAACGTGCATTGGAACGTATGGAGAAACTAAAGAAACCTATTTTAGAACGAAAACAAATGGGACTTCAGTTTGAAGGGCAAGAGAGAAGTGGGAAAGATGTTGTTGTAATGAAAGAAGTGAGTAAAGGGTTTGCTGACCATCCTTTATTTAACGAAGCGAATTTACATGTTCGTTTTCAAGAGCGTGCGGCGATCGTCGGTCGTAATGGTACAGGAAAGACAACGCTACTAAAATTATTATTAGGAGAAATAGAACCAGACGCTGGTGAAATTCGAATTGGTAGTAGTGTGAAAATCGGTTATTTATCACAGCATGCGTACGGAAATGTGAAGAGTAATGTATTAGAAGCTTTCAGGGAATATGTAGCTGTAACAGAGGGAGAAGCGAGACATATATTAGCTAAGTTTTTATTTTATGGTCCAGCGGTGTTTAAGAAAGTAACGCAATTGAGCGGTGGAGAAAAAATGAGGTTAAGGCTTGCGCAGCTTATGTATCAAGATATCAATTTTTTAATTTTAGATGAGCCGACAAACCATCTCGACATTGAATCAAGGGAAGTTTTAGAGGAAGCTCTTGAACAATATAATGGAACGATTTTAGCTGTTTCACATGATCGTTATTTTTTAAATAAGTTATTTGAAAAGACGTATTGGATTGATGAGCGTAAATTATTTGAGTTTGCAGGGAACTATGCATGGGCGCGTCAAAAGTGGGAAGAAAAACTCGAGACACAAGTAATAAAGCAGCAACGCCAAGGCAGAAAAAGGATTGAAACAGCCCCTGCAAAAAAGAAAGAAGCTAGGAATGTTGAGGAGATTGAAACAGAGTTAATGCGTGTAGAAGAAGATATATATACGCTTGAGTGTAAGATGGAACATGTAGTTGATGTTGAAATGCTTGAACAATTGTATGAAGAAAAAACGAAGAAAGAGTTGTTACAAGCGGAACTATATAATGAGTTAGAGAATATCGTGGAGTAA
- a CDS encoding transglycosylase SLT domain-containing protein encodes MKKFFVGFLVVLGVYLYFQGKSEGMGKLVNETSYVDSEEAKQMKQIIIEEAKKVNLPEWIPLTIAEHESRLNPRSVGDNGTSFGLFQLHRGGGLAPDHLTDDELKDPRINAQIAMPHLMKGYKRGVQKGLTDFALLKYIANTSGWPGNLGPEWTDNNMKYNVGLENVYYRNKGVIKE; translated from the coding sequence GTGAAGAAATTCTTTGTAGGATTTTTAGTTGTTCTTGGGGTGTACTTATATTTCCAAGGAAAGTCTGAAGGAATGGGCAAATTAGTAAATGAGACAAGCTATGTTGACTCAGAAGAAGCAAAACAGATGAAACAAATTATTATAGAGGAAGCAAAGAAAGTCAATCTTCCAGAATGGATACCTCTTACAATTGCCGAACATGAAAGTCGGTTAAATCCAAGAAGTGTTGGAGATAACGGAACTTCATTCGGATTGTTTCAATTGCACCGTGGTGGTGGGCTTGCACCAGATCATTTAACTGATGATGAGCTGAAAGATCCACGTATAAATGCGCAAATTGCAATGCCGCATTTAATGAAAGGATATAAGCGCGGGGTGCAAAAAGGCTTGACTGATTTTGCATTACTAAAATATATAGCAAATACATCTGGATGGCCGGGTAATTTGGGTCCAGAGTGGACGGATAATAACATGAAGTACAACGTCGGATTAGAGAATGTGTACTATCGAAATAAAGGTGTGATTAAAGAGTAG
- a CDS encoding YxeA family protein: MKKKMITTIIAMLVIVVMLLPTKLGPVIDKYNPLYKTKEYYTIVNTIGQHVGDEWYEYEFIAFDERGREQKIKKTVKHMLKRDEALKVYAKGRYGEAIEEIEAVNIPINAKSKLLATR, encoded by the coding sequence ATGAAGAAAAAAATGATCACTACTATAATAGCGATGCTAGTGATAGTAGTAATGTTACTACCTACGAAACTTGGACCAGTTATCGATAAATATAATCCGCTTTATAAGACGAAAGAATACTATACGATTGTGAATACAATTGGTCAGCATGTTGGTGATGAGTGGTATGAATATGAATTTATTGCATTTGACGAACGTGGAAGAGAGCAAAAAATAAAGAAGACTGTTAAGCATATGTTAAAGAGAGATGAAGCGTTAAAGGTGTATGCAAAAGGACGCTACGGTGAGGCGATTGAAGAAATTGAAGCTGTAAATATTCCTATTAATGCAAAGAGTAAACTTTTAGCGACGAGATAG
- a CDS encoding DL-endopeptidase inhibitor IseA family protein yields the protein MGKAYKKIAITMMIGALSLAAFGCEAEKKAINPNAIQENKEEQIDPVVEKQMKETEKNGNSIGNSSNKGKMAESNGWIYYSVKGDKNTGGIYRTKDQFQTSERVVEGVNASYINIKNKALYFIHTDEEKNAGLSSLMKYDISSKKLDTLKEDTNYVYIKDKTLFYSKKYSEHGGFDIVGIAKMDLKTGQEEEAAFQNSGWSRTIDDSILHWNKNRGTQVTKDNKTWSKENYATISSATYDNEKLYAVVDFSLPFETNEAEHGIYEIDVQQNNEKLLVKDALQMNVKGDTFYYLKKDGVYKKKMNGGNEKVIYNKAVEPTKSYLYFIAGDMYLYTDNGTIMNLDTKKSNEVKDKKLADDVMLQKVWNAQKELTNVQMAALTGNPKRVGEFSYGELVNPIYNKKDNLETTLSTYFSKSFIAEYMKSKYIKELNGKMHYVIGDPGSKAATKFTKIISAELKDGKIKAQIETYNDYDNVTEKVEVEFIYENNQWVINNMPRFGLS from the coding sequence ATGGGGAAAGCATATAAAAAAATAGCTATTACAATGATGATTGGTGCACTTTCACTTGCAGCGTTTGGGTGTGAAGCAGAAAAAAAGGCTATAAATCCAAATGCAATACAAGAAAATAAAGAAGAACAAATTGATCCAGTAGTTGAAAAACAGATGAAAGAAACCGAGAAAAACGGAAATTCGATTGGAAACAGTTCTAACAAAGGGAAAATGGCAGAGAGTAACGGCTGGATTTACTATTCGGTAAAAGGTGATAAAAATACAGGAGGCATCTATCGTACGAAAGATCAATTTCAGACTTCGGAACGTGTAGTGGAAGGTGTAAATGCTTCTTACATAAATATAAAAAACAAAGCTTTATATTTTATTCATACGGATGAAGAGAAGAATGCGGGATTATCTTCTTTAATGAAGTATGATATATCTAGCAAAAAGTTAGACACATTAAAAGAGGATACAAATTATGTTTATATAAAAGATAAAACTTTATTTTATTCGAAAAAATATTCTGAGCATGGTGGTTTTGACATTGTAGGGATCGCAAAAATGGATTTGAAGACGGGACAGGAAGAAGAAGCTGCATTTCAAAACTCCGGTTGGTCTCGAACGATAGATGATAGTATTCTACATTGGAATAAAAATCGTGGAACACAAGTGACAAAAGATAATAAAACTTGGTCAAAAGAAAATTATGCAACAATATCTAGTGCTACGTATGATAATGAAAAATTATATGCTGTTGTTGATTTTTCGTTACCTTTTGAAACAAATGAAGCTGAGCACGGTATATATGAGATAGACGTTCAACAAAATAATGAAAAGTTATTGGTAAAGGATGCCTTGCAGATGAATGTGAAAGGGGATACTTTTTATTATTTAAAAAAGGACGGAGTATATAAGAAGAAAATGAATGGCGGAAATGAAAAAGTAATTTATAATAAAGCGGTTGAACCAACTAAATCCTATTTATATTTTATAGCAGGAGATATGTATCTCTATACAGATAATGGAACTATCATGAATCTGGATACAAAGAAATCAAATGAAGTAAAAGATAAGAAGCTAGCAGATGACGTTATGTTACAGAAAGTATGGAATGCACAGAAGGAACTGACTAATGTTCAAATGGCTGCACTAACAGGAAACCCAAAACGAGTAGGGGAGTTTTCATACGGGGAATTAGTGAACCCTATTTATAATAAGAAAGATAATTTAGAGACTACGCTATCTACGTACTTCTCAAAATCATTTATAGCAGAGTATATGAAGAGTAAGTATATTAAAGAGTTAAATGGAAAAATGCACTATGTTATTGGAGATCCAGGGTCAAAAGCAGCAACTAAATTTACAAAAATTATTTCTGCCGAGTTAAAGGATGGGAAAATAAAAGCACAGATAGAAACGTATAACGACTATGATAATGTAACAGAAAAAGTAGAAGTTGAATTTATTTATGAAAATAATCAATGGGTTATTAATAATATGCCACGTTTTGGTTTAAGTTAA
- a CDS encoding PH domain-containing protein: protein MNELLLSMKKYIEDDEKILAFVVGTFEKDNFTLCYQHGIFVATTRRLLFYGKFPYYPSTFKEYSYLHIDSIDFHPYFEFTCNQETVRAKHIQKGNVERFVCTVRANVNN from the coding sequence ATGAATGAACTTTTATTAAGTATGAAAAAGTATATAGAGGATGACGAAAAGATTTTAGCCTTTGTAGTAGGGACCTTTGAGAAGGATAATTTCACGTTATGTTATCAACATGGAATTTTTGTTGCCACTACTAGACGTCTCCTGTTTTACGGGAAATTTCCTTACTATCCTTCAACATTTAAAGAGTACTCATATTTGCATATAGATAGCATAGATTTTCATCCGTACTTTGAGTTTACTTGTAATCAAGAAACGGTTAGAGCTAAGCATATTCAGAAAGGTAATGTGGAGCGATTTGTTTGTACAGTTAGAGCGAATGTGAATAATTAA
- a CDS encoding TatD family hydrolase: MKWIDSHIHVDQYKDEERSSLLKDVKNSKEIKGLIAVSMNYQSCKETLSLAKRYPFVHPAIGFHPEQPIHKEECKQIYKLIEDHVEDIVAIGEVGLPYYLRKEDERITLDPYIAVLKKFIGLASEYDLPIVLHAVYEDADIVCDLLEEYKVSRAHFHWFKGSEETMKRMITNGYHISITPDVLHKEKIRKIVSYYPLEYMMVETDGPWEFQKDVMTHPRMIREVLNEISIIKNISIDKVTETLYRNTIRFYLKR, from the coding sequence ATGAAATGGATTGATAGTCATATACATGTTGACCAATATAAGGATGAAGAGAGAAGTAGCTTACTGAAAGATGTGAAAAATAGTAAAGAGATAAAGGGGCTTATTGCGGTATCTATGAATTATCAATCATGTAAAGAAACTTTATCTTTAGCAAAGCGATATCCTTTTGTACATCCAGCAATAGGTTTTCATCCAGAGCAACCGATTCATAAAGAAGAATGTAAGCAAATCTATAAATTAATTGAAGATCATGTAGAGGATATAGTAGCGATTGGTGAAGTAGGCTTACCGTATTATTTAAGGAAAGAAGATGAAAGGATTACTCTAGATCCATACATAGCTGTATTGAAAAAATTTATAGGGCTAGCTAGTGAGTATGATTTACCAATTGTATTGCACGCAGTTTATGAAGATGCTGATATTGTATGTGATTTACTTGAAGAATATAAAGTTTCACGTGCACACTTCCATTGGTTTAAAGGAAGTGAGGAGACAATGAAACGGATGATAACGAATGGTTATCATATTTCTATTACACCGGATGTTTTACATAAGGAGAAAATTAGAAAAATCGTTTCATATTATCCGCTTGAATATATGATGGTAGAAACAGATGGACCGTGGGAATTTCAAAAGGACGTTATGACGCACCCAAGAATGATTAGAGAAGTATTAAATGAAATTAGTATCATAAAAAACATATCTATTGATAAGGTTACAGAAACATTATATAGAAATACCATTCGGTTTTATTTGAAAAGATAG
- a CDS encoding sensor histidine kinase, whose translation MLGYARIATIVMICFVYANHVSRETAHLQFFVGIALFIYIVNHILLVKVSGGKKLVFYTLLANGIITALLGFLFPETCLYLIIFGIDAVGLFIHEFRRSMTYFFIAFFFLCWFINILHAYQHTGSLELESNAINFMFIIFSALAGSLIKKLTAARKMVDEQYGELALSHTALKEAHEQLRLYAKEVEELTAVRERNDIAREIHDTVGHNMTALLVQLQLAEALWKQKSDATEEVLHTCHGLARKSLQEVRASVHALKEEGKLGNIIENMREMLHGYSKATKVQVSFQLQGDPVVIPLSLQPTLLRVMQESLTNAKRHGKASLCEVSLTCSAKQVKLCILDNGVGVNEVSPGFGLLNMRERVEEHGGTIQFESEIEKGFRLQIEFPLQEKTWIIGGTL comes from the coding sequence ATGTTAGGATACGCGCGGATTGCTACAATCGTCATGATTTGTTTTGTTTATGCAAACCATGTTTCACGTGAAACAGCACATTTACAATTTTTTGTGGGTATAGCACTTTTTATTTATATTGTGAATCATATTTTGCTAGTAAAAGTAAGCGGAGGTAAAAAACTTGTTTTTTATACACTATTAGCAAATGGGATAATTACAGCTTTATTAGGTTTTTTATTTCCCGAGACATGTTTATATTTAATTATATTTGGAATTGATGCAGTAGGACTATTTATTCATGAATTTCGTAGAAGTATGACGTACTTTTTTATTGCTTTTTTCTTCCTTTGTTGGTTTATAAATATACTACATGCGTATCAACATACAGGTAGTTTAGAATTAGAGAGTAATGCCATTAATTTTATGTTCATCATTTTTAGTGCTTTAGCTGGAAGTTTAATAAAAAAACTTACAGCTGCTCGAAAAATGGTAGATGAGCAATATGGAGAATTAGCATTATCTCATACAGCTTTAAAAGAAGCGCATGAACAATTACGTCTATATGCCAAAGAGGTAGAAGAATTGACAGCCGTTCGGGAGCGAAATGATATTGCCCGAGAAATTCATGATACTGTCGGTCATAATATGACAGCCTTACTTGTTCAATTACAACTGGCAGAGGCTTTGTGGAAACAAAAATCGGACGCTACGGAAGAGGTTTTACATACATGTCATGGGCTAGCCAGAAAATCACTTCAAGAGGTGAGAGCTTCTGTACATGCCTTAAAAGAAGAAGGAAAACTAGGGAACATAATAGAGAATATGCGTGAAATGTTACATGGATATTCTAAAGCGACGAAAGTACAAGTATCTTTTCAATTACAAGGAGATCCGGTTGTGATTCCGTTATCACTACAACCTACACTGCTCCGGGTTATGCAAGAATCTTTAACAAATGCAAAGCGGCATGGGAAAGCGAGTTTATGTGAAGTGAGTTTAACTTGTTCGGCGAAACAAGTTAAACTATGTATTTTGGATAATGGCGTGGGAGTTAACGAGGTAAGTCCGGGTTTTGGTTTACTTAATATGAGAGAACGAGTAGAGGAACATGGTGGAACTATTCAATTTGAGAGTGAGATAGAAAAAGGCTTTCGGTTACAGATTGAATTTCCACTGCAGGAGAAAACGTGGATAATAGGGGGAACTTTATGA
- a CDS encoding DUF4931 domain-containing protein, with the protein MRRSCLLFFPIPFKGFPSPFPECIKRDFYTYFKGAYIQMDTQQLYFLNDIGKQKPESIRNRSATCPFCDRENLTDILATEDSIIWLKNKFPTLKDTFQTVLIETDNCEDHIATYTEEHMKSLIRFSIKHWLDLQKNEEFTSVILYKNHGPFSGGSLHHAHMQIIGMKYVDYLDNVETENFQGVIVQKNEHIELNISDRPIIGFTEFNIIIEDVKFIDELANYIQQTVRYILTDFHKGCSSYNLFFYHLNGKIICKVVPRFVVSPLYVGYKIPQVSTKLEEVKIQLAQYFTREEDKIIHKKTE; encoded by the coding sequence ATGAGGAGATCTTGTCTTTTATTTTTTCCTATTCCCTTTAAAGGATTTCCCTCCCCCTTTCCCGAATGTATTAAGCGGGATTTTTACACATATTTTAAAGGGGCATACATACAAATGGATACACAACAACTATACTTTTTAAACGATATTGGCAAACAAAAACCAGAAAGCATTCGGAATAGAAGCGCCACATGTCCTTTTTGTGACAGAGAAAATTTAACGGATATTTTAGCAACTGAGGACTCAATTATTTGGCTAAAAAACAAATTTCCTACATTAAAAGATACATTTCAAACGGTGCTAATCGAAACAGATAATTGTGAAGACCATATTGCGACATATACAGAAGAACATATGAAATCCCTAATTCGTTTCTCCATTAAACATTGGTTAGACTTACAGAAGAATGAAGAATTCACATCTGTGATTTTATACAAAAATCATGGTCCATTCTCAGGCGGGAGTTTGCATCATGCACACATGCAGATTATCGGAATGAAATATGTAGACTATCTCGATAACGTAGAAACGGAGAACTTCCAAGGAGTCATTGTACAAAAAAACGAACACATTGAACTCAATATTTCAGATCGTCCTATTATCGGTTTCACTGAATTTAATATCATTATTGAAGATGTTAAATTCATAGATGAATTGGCAAATTATATTCAACAAACTGTACGTTACATACTGACAGATTTCCATAAAGGATGTAGTAGTTATAACTTATTTTTCTATCACTTAAACGGAAAAATCATTTGTAAAGTTGTTCCTAGGTTTGTCGTTTCACCCTTATATGTAGGATATAAAATACCACAAGTTTCTACAAAGCTAGAAGAGGTGAAAATACAACTCGCGCAGTACTTCACGAGAGAAGAAGATAAAATTATTCATAAAAAAACAGAGTAG
- a CDS encoding DUF2334 domain-containing protein, whose protein sequence is MKKWLLLLFSLLLLIPIPISAQKNENPKVLILYSSIDDQITNDTQILNTQVGHFTNNITIKNIKQLAEITDKSLYTHVIYLGEKQEELSTEAKEFLESFSGPLLVLGQNIEQLSNRFSFITLKNEDINSDTIEYPTRKLKNTLEDERSIKNLDTNGTILANALKGSTTYPLIVQQNNSYYVATSNLFDWISYYIGESLFSYFGQKPTTNKVEAYLRLEDVHPAADINQLKEIAELLKEKKMPYMITVIPVYTDPETGKTLHLKDKPELIDLLRSMQDDGAAIIMHGYTHQFYDSETGEGFEFWDVKTDQPIRQPKHEKPKTKDDFPNIEAYNAYVKKGEEFEEKYTTDHIEKGIQELVDAKLYPVAFEAPHYTMSQKGYEILSRYFSTYVGQLQLSDTTWKSMHSPAYRSTPSFLHGMKLMPETVGFIEEDKPQAIAKMKANALSVAKLSDGVIGAFYHPYLGVKPLKEVLKDLESIPNIDWIDLQKETNEVKMNDIHITTNKDGIHVEKPTSVSDVMDYVKQYGFFLILGFFVIVFLLLLRRAKKLES, encoded by the coding sequence ATGAAAAAATGGTTGCTACTCTTATTTAGTTTACTACTATTAATTCCTATCCCTATTTCCGCACAAAAAAACGAAAATCCAAAAGTCCTTATTTTATACAGTTCGATCGATGATCAAATTACAAATGATACCCAAATACTTAATACACAAGTAGGACATTTTACTAATAACATAACAATAAAAAATATAAAACAGTTAGCTGAAATAACTGATAAATCTTTATATACACATGTTATTTACTTAGGTGAAAAACAAGAAGAACTTTCTACTGAAGCAAAAGAATTTCTAGAAAGTTTCTCAGGTCCACTACTAGTTTTAGGTCAAAATATAGAACAATTATCCAATCGTTTTTCATTTATCACACTTAAAAATGAAGATATAAACTCTGATACAATTGAATATCCAACACGTAAACTAAAGAATACATTAGAGGACGAACGATCCATTAAAAATCTTGATACAAATGGAACAATTCTTGCCAATGCTTTAAAAGGAAGTACTACTTATCCATTAATTGTGCAACAAAATAATTCTTATTATGTTGCAACTTCTAACCTCTTTGATTGGATATCTTATTATATTGGCGAAAGCCTATTTTCTTACTTTGGACAAAAGCCAACGACAAATAAAGTGGAGGCTTATTTACGTCTTGAGGATGTTCATCCAGCCGCAGATATAAATCAATTAAAAGAAATTGCTGAATTACTAAAAGAGAAAAAGATGCCATACATGATCACTGTTATTCCTGTATATACGGATCCGGAGACAGGTAAAACACTACATTTAAAAGATAAACCCGAACTAATCGATCTTTTACGCTCTATGCAAGATGATGGTGCAGCAATTATTATGCATGGTTACACTCACCAATTTTATGATAGTGAAACTGGTGAAGGTTTTGAATTTTGGGACGTAAAAACAGACCAACCAATTCGTCAACCGAAGCATGAAAAACCAAAAACAAAAGATGATTTCCCTAATATAGAGGCATATAATGCATACGTAAAAAAAGGGGAAGAATTTGAAGAAAAATATACGACTGATCATATTGAAAAAGGCATTCAAGAACTTGTAGATGCCAAACTATATCCTGTCGCATTTGAAGCACCTCATTACACCATGTCTCAAAAAGGCTATGAAATATTATCAAGATATTTTTCAACTTATGTAGGACAACTACAGTTAAGTGATACAACTTGGAAATCCATGCACTCTCCAGCATACAGAAGTACACCATCATTCTTACATGGAATGAAATTAATGCCTGAAACAGTTGGATTTATTGAAGAAGATAAACCACAAGCGATTGCTAAAATGAAAGCAAATGCTTTATCTGTTGCTAAATTATCTGACGGGGTTATTGGTGCATTCTATCATCCTTACTTAGGTGTGAAACCATTAAAAGAAGTGTTAAAGGACCTAGAAAGCATTCCAAACATAGACTGGATTGATTTACAAAAAGAAACAAATGAAGTGAAAATGAACGATATTCATATTACTACTAATAAGGACGGCATTCACGTTGAAAAACCAACAAGCGTAAGTGACGTAATGGATTATGTAAAACAATATGGGTTCTTCCTTATACTTGGTTTCTTCGTCATTGTCTTTCTTTTATTATTAAGACGTGCGAAAAAATTAGAATCCTAA
- a CDS encoding RAxF-45 family protein, translating to MKRSLAARAKFLDYIYFCRAIFHDVVVNGIRLSFFNNCIVAIER from the coding sequence ATGAAACGTTCTTTAGCTGCACGTGCCAAATTTTTAGATTATATCTATTTTTGTCGTGCGATTTTTCATGATGTAGTTGTTAATGGGATACGTCTGTCCTTTTTTAACAATTGCATAGTAGCTATTGAACGATAG